One genomic region from Dermacentor variabilis isolate Ectoservices chromosome 6, ASM5094787v1, whole genome shotgun sequence encodes:
- the LOC142585034 gene encoding sulfotransferase 1E1-like isoform X3: MRNTQEGETECNVAKSSKPALQYYKDVPLPGFFPRECIESACKYKPTKDDLYIVTYVKCGTTWTQHVVYLIQTGGVPPSNAEEFYRASPYIEAFGAECVQWMKKPGALKTHLPVQLLQYSPEAKYLVVARNPRDVIVSLQYHWLAFVGYHYNGTFDDAFEHFMNDEIDCGNFFTFYKDWYERSRDPNVLFVVYEDLKRNPEELILRIARFMGAEYEANLLKDNGKRLRDVVKYSSVDEMKKYTNGIIQDFFRGSFKFQGPEYEGFRQFHQGIHSAGVEAANKVNYVRKGIVGDWKNHFSQEQLKRLNDKFKRETEGSDIANLWPDMNFLD; this comes from the coding sequence CTGAATGCAATGTGGCGAAGTCGAGCAAGCCCGCTCTGCAGTACTACAAGGACGTTCCGCTGCCAGGCTTCTTTCCGCGAGAGTGCATCGAATCGGCCTGCAAGTACAAACCCACCAAGGACGATCTGTACATCGTCACGTACGTCAAGTGCGGCACCACGTGGACCCAGCACGTGGTCTACCTGATCCAGACAGGAGGTGTGCCGCCGTCGAACGCGGAGGAATTCTACCGGGCCAGTCCGTACATCGAGGCCTTCGGAGCCGAGTGCGTGCAGTGGATGAAGAAACCCGGCGCGCTCAAGACTCACTTGCCCGTCCAGCTGCTGCAGTACAGCCCTGAGGCTAAATACCTCGTGGTCGCACGGAACCCGCGTGACGTCATCGTTTCTCTGCAATACCACTGGCTCGCGTTTGTCGGGTACCATTACAACGGGACCTTTGACGACGCCTTTGAGCACTTCATGAACGACGAGATCGACTGCGGCAACTTCTTCACTTTCTACAAGGACTGGTACGAGCGAAGCCGGGATCCCAACGTTCTTTTCGTCGTTTACGAGGATCTGAAGCGGAACCCCGAAGAACTCATTCTCAGGATCGCTCGCTTTATGGGCGCTGAGTACGAAGCTAATCTCCTGAAGGACAACGGCAAACGGCTCCGTGACGTCGTGAAATACAGCAGCGTGGACGAAATGAAAAAGTACACCAACGGTATCATCCAAGATTTCTTTCGCGGCAGCTTCAAATTCCAAGGTCCAGAGTACGAGGGGTTCCGGCAATTTCATCAAGGAATTCATTCTGCTGGCGTGGAGGCGGCAAACAAGGTCAACTATGTCCGGAAAGGAATTGTGGGAGACTGGAAGAACCATTTCTCTCAAGAACAGCTCAAACGCCTGAACGATAAGTTCAAGAGAGAAACCGAAGGCAGCGACATCGCGAACCTGTGGCCGGACATGAACTTCCTTGACTGA
- the LOC142585033 gene encoding sulfotransferase 2A2-like — MSHTEEADDGQTRQGDRKTTTKKPSLQLVRGTPFAPAFLRECIESAMDYAHREGDLFIVTYMKCGTTWLQHIVYLIQNGGVPPVNAAELYGASPYFEACGAECVRWTTRPGAIKSHLPLHQTGYSPEARYIVGIRNPFDAVVSLHHFWRMISSYEYDGDFDDSFENFVAGTVDSGDYFDFYKGWCRRIDDPNVLFLVYEDMRKDSEAAVLKVAKFLGPEYEESLLAEDGRVLKDVLRYSSFEEMKKYTNKMIYDFYEGEFPFRGEEYRGLRHVHEAVRNGCGSAGGGDTGSSADKIDYVRKGVVGDWRNYFSSEQVRRLSERFLRETCDTVVADLWPELNIGSRESERVLDGRKL; from the exons ATGTCGCACACCGaagaagcagacgacgggcagaCGAGGCAAG GCGACCGGAAAACCACAACTAAGAAGCCAAGCCTGCAGCTCGTCAGGGGTACTCCGTTCGCCCCAGCTTTTCTTCGCGAGTGCATCGAGTCAGCCATGGACTACGCGCACAGAGAGGGCGACCTGTTCATCGTCACCTACATGAAATGCGGCACCACGTGGTTGCAGCACATCGTGTACCTCATCCAAAACGGCGGCGTGCCTCCGGTCAACGCGGCCGAGCTCTACGGCGCGTCCCCGTACTTCGAGGCCTGCGGCGCGGAGTGCGTCCGTTGGACGACGAGACCCGGCGCCATCAAGAGTCACCTGCCACTGCATCAAACGGGCTACTCGCCAGAGGCGCGCTACATAGTCGGGATCAGGAACCCTTTCGACGCGGTGGTTTCGTTGCACCACTTTTGGCGCATGATATCGTCGTACGAGTACGACGGGGACTTCGACGACTCCTTCGAGAACTTCGTGGCGGGCACCGTCGACAGCGGGGACTACTTCGACTTCTacaaagggtggtgccggcgcatCGATGATCCCAACGTGCTCTTTCTCGTCTACGAAGACATGAGGAAGGACTCCGAGGCAGCCGTGCTGAAGGTCGCGAAGTTTCTCGGGCCCGAGTACGAGGAGAGCCTGCTAGCCGAAGACGGCAGGGTTCTCAAGGACGTGCTCAGGTACAGCAGTTTCGAGGAGATGAAGAAGTACACTAACAAGATGATATACGACTTCTACGAAGGGGAGTTCCCGTTCCGAGGAGAAGAGTACAGAGGTCTTCGCCACGTACACGAAGCCGTTCGCAACGGTTGCGGCTCTGCCGGTGGTGGCGACACCGGTAGTTCGGCGGACAAGATTGACTACGTGCGCAAGGGAGTCGTCGGCGACTGGAGGAACTATTTCTCCAGCGAACAAGTCAGGCGGCTGAGCGAGAGGTTCTTGCGAGAAACCTGTGACACCGTTGTTGCGGACCTGTGGCCAGAGCTGAACATTGGCAGCCGAGAGAGCGAGAGAGTACTTGATGGCCGTAAACTCtga
- the LOC142585034 gene encoding sulfotransferase 1E1-like isoform X2, translating into MNPEKQYSSECNVAKSSKPALQYYKDVPLPGFFPRECIESACKYKPTKDDLYIVTYVKCGTTWTQHVVYLIQTGGVPPSNAEEFYRASPYIEAFGAECVQWMKKPGALKTHLPVQLLQYSPEAKYLVVARNPRDVIVSLQYHWLAFVGYHYNGTFDDAFEHFMNDEIDCGNFFTFYKDWYERSRDPNVLFVVYEDLKRNPEELILRIARFMGAEYEANLLKDNGKRLRDVVKYSSVDEMKKYTNGIIQDFFRGSFKFQGPEYEGFRQFHQGIHSAGVEAANKVNYVRKGIVGDWKNHFSQEQLKRLNDKFKRETEGSDIANLWPDMNFLD; encoded by the exons ATGAATCCAGAAAAGCAGTATTCTT CTGAATGCAATGTGGCGAAGTCGAGCAAGCCCGCTCTGCAGTACTACAAGGACGTTCCGCTGCCAGGCTTCTTTCCGCGAGAGTGCATCGAATCGGCCTGCAAGTACAAACCCACCAAGGACGATCTGTACATCGTCACGTACGTCAAGTGCGGCACCACGTGGACCCAGCACGTGGTCTACCTGATCCAGACAGGAGGTGTGCCGCCGTCGAACGCGGAGGAATTCTACCGGGCCAGTCCGTACATCGAGGCCTTCGGAGCCGAGTGCGTGCAGTGGATGAAGAAACCCGGCGCGCTCAAGACTCACTTGCCCGTCCAGCTGCTGCAGTACAGCCCTGAGGCTAAATACCTCGTGGTCGCACGGAACCCGCGTGACGTCATCGTTTCTCTGCAATACCACTGGCTCGCGTTTGTCGGGTACCATTACAACGGGACCTTTGACGACGCCTTTGAGCACTTCATGAACGACGAGATCGACTGCGGCAACTTCTTCACTTTCTACAAGGACTGGTACGAGCGAAGCCGGGATCCCAACGTTCTTTTCGTCGTTTACGAGGATCTGAAGCGGAACCCCGAAGAACTCATTCTCAGGATCGCTCGCTTTATGGGCGCTGAGTACGAAGCTAATCTCCTGAAGGACAACGGCAAACGGCTCCGTGACGTCGTGAAATACAGCAGCGTGGACGAAATGAAAAAGTACACCAACGGTATCATCCAAGATTTCTTTCGCGGCAGCTTCAAATTCCAAGGTCCAGAGTACGAGGGGTTCCGGCAATTTCATCAAGGAATTCATTCTGCTGGCGTGGAGGCGGCAAACAAGGTCAACTATGTCCGGAAAGGAATTGTGGGAGACTGGAAGAACCATTTCTCTCAAGAACAGCTCAAACGCCTGAACGATAAGTTCAAGAGAGAAACCGAAGGCAGCGACATCGCGAACCTGTGGCCGGACATGAACTTCCTTGACTGA
- the LOC142586258 gene encoding sulfotransferase 2A2-like, with the protein MVRGTPFASYFHREYIESAMDYVHRQGDLFIVTYVKCGTTWMQHIVYLIQNDGVPPASAVEFYKASPFIEICGADCMQWVKRPGAVKTHLPLHQMRYSPEAKYIVVIRNPFDVLVCMHHFLFMISAYEYEGSFDDSFENFMDNYIESGDYFAFYRDWYERSAGPNVLFVVYEDVKKDPEAAILKVARFLGPEYEQRLLVNDGKVLKDVLKYSSVEEMKTYTNDMFHDYYAAEFALQGEAYEGLRKLHEIVHNARGREDGHGACADKVYYVRKGVVGDYKNCFSPEQVKRLKRRFQKETQGSGIANLWPDMGFHE; encoded by the coding sequence ATGGTCAGGGGCACTCCCTTTGCGTCGTACTTCCATCGCGAGTACATCGAGTCTGCCATGGACTACGTCCACCGCCAGGGCGACCTGTTTATCGTAACCTACGTCAAGTGCGGTACTACGTGGATGCAGCACATCGTGTACCTTATCCAAAACGACGGCGTGCCTCCGGCTAGTGCCGTAGAGTTCTACAAGGCTTCACCGTTTATCGAGATCTGTGGCGCTGACTGCATGCAATGGGTGAAGAGACCCGGCGCCGTCAAAACCCACCTTCCGCTACATCAAATGCGCTACTCCCCCGAGGCGAAGTACATCGTCGTTATAAGGAACCCATTCGACGTCTTGGTGTGCATGCACCACTTCTTGTTCATGATATCCGCTTACGAATACGAAGGCAGCTTTGACGACTCCTTCGAGAACTTCATGGACAATTACATAGAGAGCGGAGACTACTTTGCCTTTTACCGAGACTGGTACGAACGCAGCGCCGGTCCCAACGTGCTGTTCGTGGTCTACGAAGACGTCAAGAAAGATCCGGAGGCAGCCATACTTAAGGTCGCCAGGTTCCTCGGGCCGGAGTACGAGCAACGCCTGCTGGTCAACGACGGCAAGGTCCTCAAGGACGTGCTAAAGTACAGTAGTGTCGAGGAGATGAAGACGTACACCAACGACATGTTCCACGACTACTACGCGGCTGAGTTTGCCTTGCAGGGAGAGGCGTACGAAGGCCTACGTAAGCTCCACGAAATCGTGCACAACGCGCGCGGTCGAGAAGATGGACACGGCGCATGCGCGGACAAAGTCTACTACGTGCGCAAGGGCGTGGTCGGAGACTACAAGAACTGCTTCTCTCCCGAACAGGTGAAGAGGCTCAAGCGGAGATTTCAAAAAGAAACGCAGGGCAGCGGAATCGCTAACCTGTGGCCGGATATGGGATTCCATGAATGA